A single window of Chloracidobacterium thermophilum B DNA harbors:
- a CDS encoding SDR family NAD(P)-dependent oxidoreductase, with product MNIKDRVIVITGASSGIGAATARHLAAQGAKVVLFARREARLQELAAAIREQGGQALVVVGDVTQSHDVRRLMQETIATFGKLEVLVNNAGTGGGLNLCDTRDELLRQVLEVNVLGCALCAKYALPHLPPGGVIVNIGSVAGEVATVGMYTASKFAVRGFNDALRREVKGRGLHVVLVAPGFIRTEMTAGLRYAMPGPDIVARAIEKAIRSPRRKIVVPWWYRPLMYLGKIPPIADAIFGNPKTQARYRDRDSVKKLTT from the coding sequence ATGAACATCAAGGATCGGGTCATCGTCATTACCGGCGCATCGAGCGGCATTGGCGCAGCCACGGCCCGGCATCTTGCCGCACAGGGCGCCAAAGTTGTCCTCTTTGCCCGGCGTGAAGCCCGACTCCAGGAGCTGGCCGCGGCCATCCGGGAACAGGGCGGGCAGGCGCTCGTGGTCGTTGGCGACGTGACCCAAAGCCACGACGTACGCCGCCTTATGCAGGAAACCATTGCCACGTTCGGAAAGCTGGAAGTGCTTGTCAACAACGCCGGCACCGGCGGCGGTCTCAACCTGTGTGACACCCGCGATGAACTGCTCCGGCAGGTGCTTGAAGTCAACGTTCTGGGCTGTGCGCTGTGTGCCAAGTACGCGCTGCCACACCTGCCGCCCGGTGGCGTCATCGTCAACATCGGCTCGGTGGCCGGGGAAGTCGCCACGGTGGGGATGTACACCGCATCGAAATTCGCCGTGCGTGGCTTCAACGATGCCCTGCGGCGGGAAGTCAAAGGCCGCGGGCTGCACGTCGTACTCGTCGCGCCGGGATTCATTCGCACCGAGATGACCGCCGGACTGCGCTATGCCATGCCGGGGCCGGACATCGTCGCCCGCGCCATTGAAAAAGCCATCCGGTCGCCCCGGCGCAAAATCGTCGTGCCGTGGTGGTACCGCCCGTTGATGTATCTCGGCAAGATTCCCCCGATTGCCGATGCCATTTTTGGCAACCCGAAGACACAAGCCCGTTACCGCGACCGCGACAGCGTGAAAAAGTTGACGACCTAG
- a CDS encoding nitric oxide reductase activation protein NorD produces MLFRTWSRLLRPRQTVPPAPAGQPPDSAPSDSMLSAVSSAGLGATLGAAAMAALERTRSALERSSPQLAAEFSTRFPSLAAQLGEPVVVGLCHLLEQAAASRHTARLADIVRETCQSALALSEDEPRCQGLFQSAAPLYASVPLLGAAALRVAAQHPELTPERFHAWLSCGLERHGADASRLAAFIRLETTQARETLESCLPGLPLGEAAPTLRHYLRALTGHHFQLVAATPVADTVEVGGRVTVDGPARHLALPRRVAVFDERERNFVLYKLLAAQGAGRLLFGGDVADSPALRAAYETTRAFFADLGAGAGGLSHVDFALIRERAVEYVLPPRPETITVGATLALFPDAEMATVLFDVIEMARVLRGMRRAYRGVARDTETLAEPLLASRRSLAGAPLGAAAVELLFRLALVGQVGPAVQAEYAALTHTLTEALSPCLAEGATVADSLRVTLDIYRLLPPPTQRRWQPDTRPDEETLSGRHTPSDTSATAAARSSSALVSIPMQGEQPPAEGTASDAGERPVVTPMPDETDHNGPTPVVWQAAEVQPYPEWDVRLGDYRPNWCRVATLRLAQAPALGSPPCDEAAVRRLRRAFERWQPSDLAWVRPTTDGQELVVEALIERHVERRTQPWASDAVYAVRQRTTRSVAALLLLDVSRSTGEHLAGGSRDASPRRVLDGEIESVRCLAAALEQLGDRFAVYAFNSQGRQSVRCFQLKAFVEPAHCLPSRLAALAPAANTRLGAAVRHATQLLLREAARSRLLLVVTDGLPQDSDYGDVTYAVADTAQALAEAQAVGVKPLGVALEAGQDEALLDILFGRGRYARIREAAHLPEALPRLYRRWAR; encoded by the coding sequence ATGTTGTTCCGAACCTGGTCACGTCTGCTGCGCCCACGCCAGACGGTGCCACCGGCACCGGCGGGACAACCGCCGGACTCCGCGCCGTCTGACAGCATGCTTTCCGCCGTTTCGTCGGCCGGGCTTGGAGCCACTCTTGGTGCGGCAGCCATGGCTGCACTGGAGCGCACACGTTCCGCTCTGGAACGGTCGTCGCCGCAGTTGGCGGCTGAGTTCAGCACCCGGTTTCCATCTTTGGCGGCCCAGCTCGGAGAACCCGTGGTGGTGGGTCTCTGTCACCTGCTGGAACAGGCGGCAGCATCCCGGCACACGGCGCGCCTGGCGGACATCGTCCGGGAAACCTGTCAGTCGGCGTTGGCGCTCAGTGAGGATGAGCCACGCTGCCAGGGATTGTTTCAGAGCGCCGCGCCGCTCTATGCCAGTGTGCCGCTGCTGGGGGCGGCAGCGCTGCGCGTTGCGGCCCAGCACCCGGAACTGACGCCGGAGCGGTTTCACGCCTGGTTATCCTGTGGTCTGGAGCGCCATGGAGCGGATGCTTCGCGGCTGGCGGCGTTCATCCGCCTGGAAACAACCCAGGCGCGGGAAACTCTGGAGTCCTGTTTGCCGGGGTTGCCCCTTGGAGAGGCCGCCCCGACGCTGCGGCACTACCTGCGGGCGCTGACCGGACATCATTTTCAGTTGGTGGCGGCCACGCCTGTCGCCGATACGGTGGAAGTCGGAGGCCGGGTCACAGTGGACGGGCCGGCCCGTCATCTGGCCTTGCCCCGGCGGGTGGCCGTCTTCGATGAGCGCGAGCGGAACTTTGTGCTTTACAAGCTTCTGGCGGCGCAGGGAGCGGGCCGGTTGCTCTTTGGCGGAGATGTAGCGGACAGCCCGGCGCTGCGGGCGGCCTACGAAACGACACGCGCCTTTTTTGCCGATCTGGGCGCGGGTGCGGGCGGACTGTCGCACGTGGATTTTGCCCTGATCCGCGAACGCGCCGTGGAGTATGTCCTGCCGCCGCGCCCGGAAACCATCACCGTCGGGGCCACACTGGCGCTGTTTCCTGATGCCGAAATGGCCACGGTGCTGTTTGATGTCATCGAAATGGCCCGTGTGCTGCGTGGTATGCGCCGGGCTTACCGGGGTGTGGCGCGTGATACCGAGACACTGGCCGAACCGTTGCTGGCCAGTCGGCGTTCTCTGGCCGGTGCACCGCTTGGGGCCGCGGCCGTCGAACTGCTGTTCCGCCTGGCGCTGGTGGGACAGGTTGGCCCGGCCGTGCAGGCCGAATACGCTGCCCTGACCCACACGCTGACCGAGGCCCTGTCGCCCTGTCTGGCAGAAGGCGCAACGGTGGCCGACAGCCTCCGGGTGACGCTCGACATCTACCGCCTGCTTCCGCCGCCGACGCAACGCCGCTGGCAGCCGGATACCCGCCCGGACGAAGAAACCCTGTCTGGTCGCCACACTCCGTCTGACACTTCAGCTACAGCGGCGGCGCGGTCGTCGTCGGCCCTGGTCAGCATCCCGATGCAAGGGGAACAACCGCCGGCGGAAGGCACCGCTTCGGATGCCGGAGAACGACCGGTTGTGACGCCCATGCCGGACGAAACCGACCACAACGGCCCGACCCCGGTGGTCTGGCAGGCAGCGGAGGTACAGCCTTACCCAGAGTGGGATGTCCGTCTGGGGGACTACCGTCCGAACTGGTGTCGGGTAGCGACGCTCCGCCTCGCCCAGGCGCCGGCACTTGGGTCGCCGCCGTGCGACGAAGCGGCTGTGCGCCGTCTGCGGCGAGCCTTTGAACGCTGGCAGCCAAGTGACCTCGCCTGGGTGCGCCCGACAACGGACGGGCAGGAACTTGTCGTCGAAGCCCTTATCGAGCGTCATGTCGAGCGGCGAACCCAACCGTGGGCTTCGGATGCGGTCTATGCCGTCCGCCAGCGAACGACGCGCTCGGTGGCCGCCCTGCTGTTGCTGGATGTCTCCCGCTCGACCGGTGAACACCTGGCCGGTGGAAGCCGGGATGCGTCGCCACGGCGGGTGCTGGACGGGGAAATCGAGAGTGTCCGGTGTCTGGCCGCGGCGCTTGAGCAGCTTGGGGACCGCTTTGCCGTCTATGCGTTCAACAGTCAGGGACGCCAGTCCGTGCGGTGTTTTCAGCTCAAGGCGTTTGTGGAACCAGCGCACTGTCTGCCCTCCCGCCTGGCGGCGCTGGCGCCGGCGGCCAATACGCGCCTGGGGGCGGCTGTGCGCCACGCCACACAGTTGTTGCTGCGTGAAGCCGCGCGGTCGCGCCTGCTGCTGGTGGTGACGGACGGGCTGCCGCAGGACAGCGACTACGGCGATGTGACCTATGCCGTCGCGGATACGGCGCAGGCCTTAGCCGAAGCGCAGGCCGTTGGGGTCAAGCCCCTGGGGGTGGCGCTGGAAGCCGGGCAGGACGAAGCCCTGCTGGATATTCTCTTCGGGCGGGGACGCTACGCCCGCATCCGCGAGGCCGCGCACCTGCCCGAAGCCCTGCCTCGTCTGTACCGGCGGTGGGCCAGGTAA
- a CDS encoding ABC transporter ATP-binding protein — protein MTVAIHVEHLSKTFKRYQPRRYRTLKESIINGEMFERRLSERIEAVKDVSFSVAAGETFGIIGRNGAGKSTLLKLLCGILKPTTGRIAVRGRVAALLSLGVGFHEQMSGRENVFLNGLVLGLSPREIRARFDDIVTFAELEDFIDAPVWTYSTGMRMRLAFSVAVNVDPDVLIIDEVLAVGDIAFTEKCLERMRMFQEKGRTLLLVTHDTATLAAWCQRALWLDQGQVRALGDPAEVAQAYLSAFSESVAVPAMNAVA, from the coding sequence TTGACGGTTGCCATTCACGTCGAACATCTCAGCAAGACCTTCAAACGCTACCAGCCCCGCCGGTATCGGACGCTCAAAGAGTCCATTATCAATGGCGAAATGTTCGAGCGGCGGCTGTCAGAACGGATAGAGGCGGTCAAGGATGTTTCATTTTCGGTTGCCGCCGGTGAAACCTTCGGCATCATCGGGCGCAACGGGGCCGGAAAAAGCACGCTGCTGAAGCTGCTGTGCGGCATCCTCAAGCCGACCACAGGGCGCATTGCCGTCCGGGGCCGGGTGGCGGCCCTGCTGAGCCTGGGCGTCGGCTTTCACGAACAGATGTCGGGCCGCGAGAACGTCTTTCTCAACGGGCTGGTGCTGGGGCTGTCGCCACGTGAAATCCGGGCCCGCTTCGATGACATCGTCACCTTTGCCGAACTGGAAGATTTCATTGACGCGCCGGTGTGGACGTACTCAACCGGCATGCGCATGCGACTGGCCTTTTCAGTGGCCGTCAACGTCGATCCCGACGTTCTCATCATTGATGAAGTCCTGGCTGTGGGCGACATTGCCTTTACGGAGAAATGTCTGGAGCGGATGCGGATGTTTCAGGAAAAGGGCAGGACCCTGCTGCTGGTCACTCACGACACAGCCACGCTGGCGGCCTGGTGCCAGCGCGCGCTGTGGCTTGACCAGGGGCAGGTGCGGGCGCTGGGGGACCCGGCCGAAGTGGCACAAGCTTACCTCAGTGCCTTTTCTGAATCCGTGGCCGTTCCGGCCATGAACGCCGTTGCATGA
- a CDS encoding efflux RND transporter permease subunit, whose protein sequence is MQKLAELCIKRPVFATMLVMALIVVGAFSYFKLGVDLFPKIDLPTVTITTRLDGASPEEVETQVTKRIEEAVNTIAGVDELRSVSAEGVSQVFVVFVLERDIDEAAQDVRDKVNRILGELPSDVKAPVIEKLDPDTQPVLSLAISGNRSAREITEIADKLVKQNLESLNGVGRVSFIGDRKREIQIVLDASKIASYNLSVEAIKQALRAQNVEIPGGRLEDGRRELSLRTLGRVTSVEDFNRVIVGTANGLPIYVKDIGYVEDGVEEPRSLARLDGKPAVILEIRKQSGTNTLEVVRLVKERMAEILPQLPADFRVQYLKDQSIFIQDSFDAVQEHLLLGSIMAALVILLFLRNWRSTVISAIAIPASVVATYGLMYAMGFTLNRMTMLALVLSVGIVIDDAVVVLENIYRFMEEKGMSAFEAAREATADIGFAVLATTLSLVVIFVPVAFMGGIVGRFMSSFGFTCAFAILVSMFVSFTLTPMLCSRFLRPPKADGVRHRSSRATGFYGWLERGYTWLLEWSLRRPVVIIGISVLTVLSVVPIFSVIGKNFIPFDDVGMFEVAVKLPEGTSLEEAEKQMANLEAIVQTTPHVTHCLTTLGGDEQRRVNRGNIFVQLTPLTGRALTQADLMQIVRDKLADQQGKHISVQYVQAITGGGNSAAPVQYVVRGPDIAKLTDASQRLMDFLKGMPGVVDVDTTLEVGKPELRAVIDREKAANLGVNVATVASALRTLVAGEIVGTYREGDDRYDVRFRLRQEDRTGPETLLRLYVPSTKLGNVPIANFVSFFSGVGPAQIDRYNRQRQVTISANLQPGYSLDRVLQALDEKSKQLGLGPEYQASKLGQSKELGKAAANFLMAFVLSFVFMYMILAAQFESFLHPVTILLSLPMAVPFALLSLIPFGETLNIFSALGILMLFGVVKKNSILQIDHINVLRAAGQERYAAIVAGCRDRLRPILMTTLALVAGLIPMAVAQTPGSAALRSVAIIVIGGQSLCLLLTLVAIPVLYELFDDLTDGSWWRARFGTLRNLWRPVPAEDAPADVSAAARKQVP, encoded by the coding sequence ATGCAAAAACTCGCCGAACTGTGTATCAAGCGTCCCGTCTTCGCCACGATGCTCGTCATGGCGCTTATCGTCGTGGGGGCGTTTTCCTACTTCAAGCTGGGTGTTGATCTCTTTCCCAAGATTGACCTCCCGACGGTGACGATCACGACACGCCTCGACGGGGCCTCGCCGGAGGAAGTCGAAACCCAGGTCACGAAGCGCATCGAGGAAGCCGTCAACACCATTGCCGGGGTGGATGAACTGCGTTCGGTTTCAGCCGAGGGCGTGTCGCAGGTGTTCGTCGTCTTTGTGCTGGAGCGCGACATAGACGAAGCCGCCCAGGATGTCCGCGACAAGGTCAACCGCATCCTTGGCGAGCTGCCTTCCGATGTCAAAGCGCCGGTCATCGAAAAGCTCGACCCCGACACCCAACCCGTGCTGTCACTGGCCATTTCCGGCAATCGTTCGGCGCGCGAAATCACCGAAATTGCCGACAAGCTGGTGAAGCAAAACCTGGAATCGCTCAACGGCGTGGGGCGCGTGTCCTTCATCGGCGACCGCAAACGGGAGATTCAGATTGTTCTCGATGCGTCGAAGATTGCGTCCTACAACCTCAGCGTCGAAGCCATCAAGCAGGCGCTGCGCGCACAGAACGTCGAAATTCCCGGCGGGCGGCTCGAAGATGGTCGCCGGGAGCTGTCGCTGCGTACCCTTGGGCGCGTCACCAGCGTCGAAGACTTCAACCGCGTCATCGTTGGAACCGCCAACGGACTGCCGATCTACGTCAAAGACATCGGCTATGTTGAAGACGGCGTGGAAGAACCCCGTTCGCTGGCCCGCCTCGACGGAAAGCCGGCGGTCATTCTGGAAATCCGCAAGCAGTCCGGGACAAACACCCTTGAAGTTGTGCGGCTCGTCAAGGAGCGCATGGCGGAAATCCTGCCCCAGCTTCCGGCGGACTTCCGGGTGCAGTACCTTAAGGACCAGTCTATTTTCATTCAGGATTCCTTTGACGCCGTACAGGAGCACCTGCTGCTCGGCTCCATCATGGCGGCGCTCGTCATCCTGCTGTTTCTGCGCAACTGGCGCTCGACGGTCATTTCCGCCATCGCAATTCCCGCCTCGGTCGTGGCGACGTACGGATTGATGTACGCCATGGGCTTCACGCTCAACCGCATGACGATGCTGGCGCTGGTGCTCAGCGTCGGGATTGTCATTGATGATGCCGTCGTGGTGCTCGAAAACATCTACCGCTTCATGGAAGAGAAGGGGATGTCAGCCTTCGAGGCCGCCAGGGAAGCCACGGCCGACATCGGTTTTGCCGTTCTGGCGACGACCCTTTCGCTGGTCGTCATCTTCGTCCCGGTGGCGTTTATGGGTGGCATTGTCGGGCGCTTTATGTCGTCCTTCGGCTTCACCTGCGCCTTTGCCATTCTGGTCTCGATGTTTGTCAGCTTCACGCTGACGCCGATGCTGTGTTCGCGCTTTCTGCGTCCGCCCAAGGCCGACGGCGTACGGCACAGGTCATCGCGCGCCACAGGCTTTTATGGCTGGCTGGAGCGGGGCTACACGTGGTTGCTGGAGTGGTCGCTGCGGCGTCCGGTGGTCATCATCGGCATTTCGGTGCTCACGGTGCTGTCAGTTGTCCCCATTTTTTCCGTGATTGGCAAAAACTTCATTCCCTTTGACGATGTGGGTATGTTTGAGGTCGCCGTCAAGCTGCCCGAAGGCACGTCGCTGGAAGAAGCTGAAAAACAGATGGCCAACCTCGAAGCCATCGTCCAGACGACGCCGCACGTCACCCACTGTCTGACCACACTCGGCGGCGATGAACAGCGGCGGGTCAACCGGGGCAACATCTTCGTCCAGTTGACGCCGCTGACAGGGCGCGCCCTGACCCAGGCAGACCTGATGCAGATCGTCCGCGACAAGCTGGCCGACCAGCAGGGGAAACACATCTCAGTGCAGTATGTGCAGGCCATTACCGGCGGTGGAAACTCGGCTGCGCCGGTGCAGTATGTCGTCCGGGGGCCGGACATTGCCAAGCTCACGGACGCTTCCCAACGGCTGATGGACTTTTTGAAAGGCATGCCGGGGGTGGTGGACGTGGACACAACGCTCGAAGTCGGAAAGCCTGAACTGCGGGCGGTCATTGACCGCGAAAAGGCTGCCAACCTGGGTGTGAACGTGGCCACAGTGGCTTCCGCGTTGCGGACGCTCGTGGCTGGGGAAATCGTCGGCACGTACCGCGAAGGCGACGACCGTTACGACGTACGTTTCCGACTGCGCCAGGAAGACCGTACGGGACCGGAAACGCTGTTGCGCTTGTATGTGCCCTCGACCAAGCTCGGCAATGTGCCCATTGCCAACTTCGTTTCGTTTTTCAGTGGCGTTGGGCCGGCGCAGATTGACCGGTACAACCGGCAGCGCCAGGTGACGATCTCCGCCAACCTGCAGCCGGGCTATTCGCTGGACCGCGTCCTGCAGGCGCTGGATGAGAAGTCCAAACAGCTTGGACTGGGTCCGGAGTACCAGGCCAGCAAGCTCGGCCAGAGCAAGGAACTGGGGAAGGCGGCCGCCAACTTCCTGATGGCTTTCGTCCTGTCGTTCGTCTTTATGTACATGATTTTGGCGGCGCAGTTTGAAAGCTTCCTGCATCCGGTGACGATTCTGCTGAGCCTGCCCATGGCGGTGCCCTTTGCCCTGCTGTCGCTGATTCCCTTCGGCGAGACGCTCAACATCTTTTCGGCGCTGGGGATTCTGATGCTGTTCGGTGTGGTGAAGAAAAACTCCATTCTGCAGATTGACCACATCAACGTGCTGCGGGCGGCCGGGCAGGAACGATACGCTGCGATTGTGGCTGGCTGCCGCGACCGGCTGCGGCCGATTCTGATGACGACCCTGGCACTGGTGGCCGGGCTGATTCCCATGGCCGTGGCGCAGACACCCGGCTCGGCGGCGCTGCGTTCCGTGGCGATTATCGTCATCGGCGGGCAGTCGCTGTGTCTGCTTCTGACACTGGTCGCCATACCGGTGCTGTATGAGCTTTTCGATGATCTGACGGATGGTTCGTGGTGGCGGGCGCGGTTTGGCACCCTGCGCAACCTGTGGCGTCCGGTGCCTGCCGAAGATGCCCCGGCGGATGTCTCAGCCGCAGCGCGCAAGCAGGTCCCGTGA
- a CDS encoding efflux RND transporter periplasmic adaptor subunit, with protein sequence MKKLLCWSHVWRAGRPPSQGGGSPHFQGVLVLLLVSLLSGCSHKKETVSAAADNAAPPPVLEVRTTPAVERLIRKSIETVGSLVPDEQVVVAGQVGGEIAELTVDVGSPVKAGQVIARISPREYELKLQQAEAALAQARAMLGEAGRRDPIDIEAVPTVRQAKAALDDARAQMERTQRLVESGDVPRQRWDTVEANYRAAEARYQAARDEAVMRIGMVEQRQAEVRLARKKLEDSAVRAPISGFVSVRHKSRGDFINEQGGNRDIVTIVRLDPIRLQANVAEVGVSYVKPNMPVRFTTDAYPGRDFPARVARISPVLNQQARLLMVEAVAPNPQGLLKPGMFARVYVDIASDVPAVFIPSLAVVSVAGVEKVFVAVDGKAVERKVRLGKRDGESVEITEGLKPGEQVITTALDRLTDGTPVRVS encoded by the coding sequence ATGAAGAAGCTGCTTTGTTGGAGTCATGTCTGGCGGGCGGGACGCCCGCCTTCCCAGGGAGGCGGAAGCCCGCACTTCCAAGGGGTGCTGGTGCTGCTGCTGGTCAGCCTGCTGAGCGGCTGCTCACACAAGAAAGAAACAGTCAGCGCCGCCGCTGACAATGCTGCACCGCCGCCAGTGCTCGAAGTCCGAACGACTCCGGCCGTCGAACGGCTCATCAGAAAGTCCATCGAAACCGTCGGTTCGCTCGTGCCTGATGAGCAGGTGGTCGTCGCCGGTCAGGTCGGCGGCGAAATCGCCGAACTCACCGTGGATGTCGGCAGCCCGGTCAAGGCCGGACAGGTCATTGCTCGCATTTCCCCCAGGGAATACGAACTCAAGCTCCAGCAGGCTGAAGCTGCCCTGGCGCAGGCCCGCGCCATGCTCGGCGAAGCCGGACGGCGTGACCCCATAGACATCGAAGCCGTCCCCACGGTGCGCCAGGCCAAAGCCGCGCTCGATGACGCCCGCGCCCAGATGGAACGAACCCAGCGCCTCGTCGAATCGGGGGATGTCCCCCGGCAGCGGTGGGATACTGTCGAAGCCAACTACCGCGCGGCCGAAGCCCGTTACCAGGCGGCCCGCGATGAAGCCGTCATGCGCATCGGCATGGTCGAACAGCGCCAGGCCGAAGTGCGGCTGGCCAGAAAAAAACTTGAAGACTCCGCCGTTCGCGCCCCCATCAGCGGGTTCGTCAGCGTCCGCCACAAGTCACGTGGCGACTTCATCAACGAACAGGGCGGCAACCGGGACATCGTGACCATTGTCCGGCTCGATCCCATCCGGTTGCAGGCCAATGTCGCCGAAGTCGGTGTGTCCTACGTCAAGCCCAATATGCCAGTGCGCTTTACGACCGATGCCTATCCGGGACGCGATTTTCCGGCGCGCGTGGCACGTATCAGCCCCGTCCTCAACCAGCAGGCGCGGCTGCTGATGGTCGAAGCCGTGGCTCCCAATCCGCAGGGGCTGCTCAAACCGGGCATGTTTGCGCGGGTGTATGTGGACATCGCCAGTGATGTCCCGGCGGTGTTCATCCCGTCCCTGGCCGTGGTCAGTGTGGCCGGCGTCGAAAAAGTCTTCGTGGCTGTGGACGGCAAGGCCGTGGAACGCAAGGTACGCCTGGGCAAACGCGATGGCGAATCGGTCGAAATCACCGAAGGTCTCAAGCCGGGCGAACAGGTCATCACCACGGCCCTTGACCGCCTCACTGACGGCACGCCGGTCAGAGTTTCCTGA